The following DNA comes from Methanosarcina vacuolata Z-761.
TAATCTGAAACAAATTCCTACCTCGACCCTTAAAATTTCAAGGAAAATCCGTTTTTCCTTTACGTTTTTTAGAATTTTTATTTTTTAGAATTTTTATTTTTTAGAATTTTTATTTTTTAGAATTTTTATTTTTTAGAATTTTTATTTTTTAGAATTTTTATTTTTTTATAAAACGTTGTTTTTAGACTCTGGTCCAAAATCTAGTGATTTTTGTATTTTTCGATTGAAATCATGAACTTGCAGGAAGAATTCGTTCTTCAATCAAACTCAATATTTGATATCGAAAGACTTCCATCGAGAGGACGTATTTAATGGATTATAACCAATTATAAAATCTAGTGATTTTCAATTTCACGTTTATCACTGGATTTTGGTACTGAGTCTGTTTTTATTTTATTTTACTCTATTTTAAATATCACTTAATTTAAACTGTTTAAGGGGTTTTTTAACGTCAAAATAGTCTCTAGCGGCCTTTCCCACGGCTTCACAGTACTCTTTCGGGCTATATACTCCCATTCTCCAGTTATCCATTTGGGCTTCCTGTAAGATAGATACAAAATGAGAAGCTTCGTTAAGAGGAATAATCTTGTGGTCAGTTTTTATCATGGCTTGCATTTCCAGCATTTCGGGTGTCTTAGGAATGTCCACAAGCACATACTCAGGATTAACCCCTGCCAGTTCTGCAATTTCTTTTTCGACCCTTCTGATTCGGCCACGGTGCCTCAGTACGGCTTTTCCTACTTCTGCCAGGCCTACATATAAAGCCCGTTTATAGAGTTTACGGGCATCAAGCAGCCGTGAAAGTTCTCCTGCATATCCGGTTGCGTTTCTCATAGATGCAACAAGGTCTATATCGTCCATCTGCCTGAGCTTAAACGGGTCAAGTTCATTATTTTCAATCATATACTCCACTGCTCTAGAACACATAACTTCAGAAATCCTGGTTACATGATGATAGTAAACCGATGTGTTCATCCAGAAACGTGAGACCAGAAGTGATTCGGCAGCTTTTAGACCACCATAATCTACAACGAGCCTATCCTCGTAAAAATTCATCTGCTTTATTAGACGATTATAATCCACAACGCCGAAGGCTACACCTGTGTAACGAGCATCCCGAACAAGATAGTCCATTCGGTCCACATCAATCTCACTGCTAAGAATCTGCCCTAGAGAAGTTTCTCCTTTTATGTGTTTTACAAGGTTTCCGGGAGAAATTCCGTATTTGCTCAGGACTTCTCTGATCTCTACTTTTCCCAGGATTTCCTTTACATCGTCATGCCTGCGCCGCGTGTATTTATCAATTACGTTCTCGGTAACGTGAGAAAAAGGTCCATGCCCTATATCATGCAGAAGAGCAGCAGCTTTTATTTCGGTTTTCTTGTCCTCTTCAATCGAGTCTAGACCCCTGGTCAGCGTGGATGCAAGATGCATTGTTCCAAGCGAATGTTCAAAACGCGAATGATTTGCTCCCGGGTAGACAAGGTTTGAAAACCCAAGCTGTTTGATCCTTCTCAGGCGCTGCATCTGGGGTGTGGAAAGAAGGTCCTGAACTAAATCATCCAGCTCGATGTAACCATGTACGGGATCAAGGACAACTTTCATTATTCTTTAGACAGATCTCATTATATATTGTTGTTACTACTACTCTGATACTGTAGATTTTGCAGAAACCCCTGATACCCGAAAGTTTAAAAGAAAGCCGGATATGGTATTATCATGATTATATTTTCAGGCGGCACCGGAACTCCAAAGCTCCTTGACGGGCTCAAGGAAATCATCCCAGCAGAAGAATTAACTGTTGTTGTAAACACTGCCGAAGACCTCTGGATTTCGGGAAATCTGATTTGTCCTGACTTGGATACAGTACTCTATCTGTTCTCGGACCAGATCGACCGAAATAGATGGTGGGGCATAAAAGACGACACCTTTCTGACTTATGAACGTATGCAGAAACTGGGCGTTATTGAAAGCATAAAGCTTGGGGACTGTGATAGAGCAACCCATATAATTCGCTCGAACTTTATCCGTAATGGAATCTCCCTTACAGATGCGACTTTAGAGCTTGCGTCCATTTTCGGAATTGATGCAAAGATTTTGCCCATGTCTGATGATCCTGTTTCTACCTATATAGAAACTCCTGAGTCAATTATACATTTTCAGGATTTCTGGGTCGGAAAACATGGAGAACCCGAAGTGCTGGGTGTTGATATAACGGGAATTTCCGAAGCTTCGATTTCTCCAAAGGTACTCGAAGCCCTTGAAAATGACGACAAAATCCTAATAGGGCCAAGTAACCCAATCACAAGCATAGGGCCTATCATTTCCCTGCCAGGCATGAAAGATCTGATGAAAAAGAAAAAGGTCGTTGCAGTCAGCCCAATAATCGGCAATGCCCCTGTAAGCGGACCTGCCGGGAAACTCATGCAGGCTTGTGGGCTTGAGGTATCTTCAATGGGAGTTGCAGAATATTATCAGGACTTCCTGGACATCTTTGTTTTCGATGAACGGGATCAGGCGGACGAATTCGCATTTGAGAGGCTTGGATGCCGCGCTTCCCGTGCAGATACTCTTATGACCTCAACTAAAAAAAGCAAGGAACTGGCAGAGTTAGTGGTAGCATTGTTTGATACTATTGCTTGTCCTTAATTTCCGATTTTAACCATTTTTTATTTTTACTATTTTTTATTTTTACTATTTTTTATTTTTCACTATTTTTTATTTTTCACTACTTTTTATTTTTCACTACTTTTTATTTTTCACTACTTTTTATTTTTCACTACTTTTTATTTATATTAAACACTTTTAATTTTTACTAATAAGTATTTTTACTTTTTTTTGTTTTATTCTCTTCAAATTTTTTTCATTACTTATCTTACCCATTTTCTTAACTTTATATTTCTCTTTTTATCTATTTTCTAGTATATTTACAGCGTTAACAAAATTCGAAAGTTTTATTTAATACATTTGGTATTGAAAATAACACTAAAAAGCATAATCTATAAATTTTGTATTATTAATTAAATAATAATTTCTAGAAAGTGCTATTTTTATAACTAGACTAAGAAGACATTAATTTAGTTCATTTGGAGAAAAAAGCATGATAAAAGCAGGTATAACAAATCTAAGGAGAATCAGCACAAAATTCATTTATCTTGTTTTCCTGACTGCCCTTGTTCTTTCCCTTGGATCTGTTCCAGGAATGGCAGCTGAAAATTGTAACTCGAACTTGATGGGTCAAGTCTTTGCTGCAGCCGAAGCAGATCTCGGAGCTATTGGACCAGAAAACACACTTATTATTACAGATATAGGCTCTCCTGAAGAGTCCTATGTTTTCCTAGATGATTTCTACTCAGAGTTTTATAACAGAGACCTTCTGTACACAAAAAATCTCCTTGTTGTCCAGAACTCAAGGAATAGTCCCCTATGGTTTGCATTTTTCAATAAATGCAGCGGGAAGTGCACTTATATCGAGGTCTCCGATGAAAACGAAAGTAAAATTAGCTACAAGGTAACGGAAAACATAGACTTTGATAAACTTTCGAAAACCAATAAATCGAGAGATGCGTGGAGTGAAAAAGTAAACAATTCGGTATTTGACGGGCGTGAGTTTGCTATTCTTTCAATTTCGAACGCCTGGGCTACAGGGAAGCTTGATTATGAACTTATGCAGTGCCTGGAACTGCACAATCATTTCTGTCCAGGAGTTTCAAGCGGTTATGTGCTTGCAGGCTGGATGGAAGAAAACTACCCGCTTAAGGAAGGCGTGAGTTATACGGTTTTCTCCTGCCCTAACTGGTGCAAAGACGATGTTTTCGTAAAGCGCTGGGATGTGACTCCAGGAACAGGAGGTATCTGGGTCTCTAAATTAACAGATAACGAAACCGAAGCTCTAGGTGGTTCTCCTGCAGGTATTTTCGTAGTCAAGGATAAAAATGCCGGAACTATGAAAGCAGTAGTCCTCGGGTTTGACTTTGACGTTGTCGATGCGAACAGTGGTGCAAAAGACGATGATCCAGGATGGGTCTCGAAATATTTAGCTGATCTCTGGCTTATGGATAAAGAAAATTGGGACACAAAAGGACTTGTCTCGGTAATTTCAGTGAAGGATATTGATGCCGATACCCTGAGCGAAATGGAGCTAGCAGACAATAATCCTTATGTGGTTCTCGGACTGCTTAATTCGACAGAGAGTACTCAGCCCTCGGAAAACTGAGCTAGTAGAACAGACAATTAAACTAATCTCTAAATAATCTCTAAACCCTAATCTCTAAACCCACAAAAGTTTAATAAGGTGTGTATGAGGATTCCAGTAATCCTCATATCTGCCTCTTTCTCTTCCTTTTTTATTTTTTTCAATTGGCTTTTCCTGAGTTCATTTGATCTTCTGTTTGAAATGCATCAACCTTATTTAATATACAATAATCTTTAGTAAATTTAGAAAATTTTAATAAAGAGCAAGCAAATGTTATGCGCATGGATGATGACTCTGTTGAAAAATGGCAACAAGCCGACGAAGAAATACGAAAAAATCTGTTACCGGGCGTGAAGATTGTGCGCACGTTACGAGAACATAAGAACATTATAGGTCGCACCGCTTGGTCACAGGCAGTTTTTTCATTTTGCTCGTTGGCGGATGAGATTTTTCTTGCTGATAAATACTGTCTAAAGTGCTTTTATCTTCTCCCTAAGCGAGACAAATACACTAGCAATCAAGATGAAATGAGGACAAATCAATGCCAATTGAATTAACATTTAAACAGATTTGTGAGTTCATCAAGAAAGATGATCGCGGGTTGATTGACGACGTGGACAATCTGCTCGGTCTCGCCTTTGCATCTTCGCCTTTGTTTATTGGCGCTGGATCTGTCGCTCTTCTGCCGCTGATTCCAGTGAAAAACGAAATCGTGAAGATTAGTAAGAGAGTATTTGAGGCACTTAAGTCCAAGGATGACGATGACTACCTTGCTAGGCGCCAGCGAATGGAGATGGCTTATGGTCTGATCTGTTTCACGGCATTCTTCGATGCTCTTGACCGACAAATTCCGGAACCACTCAGTGAAAGAATCGAATTACTAAAGAGAAGAAAGATTTCTCGCGAAGAATTCTGGGGTAAGAATTTCTGCCCAGCGGAAGTTTCAACGGATGATCCTACAAATACTATCACAGAAAACTCACTGGCAACTTTGACAACGCAGTTTCCTCATCCAGTTGAAACGTTGGATCAGCAGATTAAGCGGAATGCGGAACTTTGGGACAAAATGGCGAAGGATTTCCGTGAGTTTGTTCAGAATTCGGTATTTTGGAAGGAGGCAAATGAGGAGGAACAAGCTCAAATCCTCACTTGGATCGAGGAGGTTCCACAGGTAGCAGCTGAGTGTTTCGAGGCTCAATACTTCGAGCTTGTCCGACGTTACGAGGATTTTGCCGTGTGGGCGAATCTACAAGAGCACAAAAATGCTCAAGGTCTTCTCTGCTCGCTTTCAAAATATGTTCAGCAACAGGCTGCTTTAGAGATGGCCAGTAAGACCACAATAGATATTGGCTTCGAAAGAATGCGTGAAGTAGTTCTAAGTATTCCAGAGACCTTAGAAATCAAAAAAGCCACTGAGATTGCCGACGGTCTGAAGCATTATTACGATAAAGAAGTAGTTGAACCGATTGCAGAAGGGGTTGAACCGCAAGGAGACAAACCATGTCTCCGCTTCCCCCTTATATGCAACGCTTTCATCCCACAATCTTTTCAAGTACTCCTTTGGGAAAGCAAGCTGAAGAGCCTGGAGGATGAAGCCACCTGGAAAGGCTTGGAAAGACGAGAAGACTTAGCAGCATTCTTGCTCAGTTATCTCAGTTCGCCATTCAGCACTGAAGCACCGCTGGTTATTCTTGGACATCCAGGAAGCGGCAAATCCCTGTTGACAAAGGTTCTTTCTGCCCGATTGATGTCGAACCAATATACAATAATTCGTGTTCCTTTACGCGAGGTTAATGCAGATGCTCGCGTCACGGAACAGATTGAGGAACGAATTCACCAGGTTACAAGTGACAGCATACGTTGGGCGAAGTTCAGCGGTTCGTTCAAGAACAGTCCTCCACTTGTGATTCTTGATGGCTATGATGAATTGTTACAGGCTAGCGGCAAAGTTTTTTCGGGATATCTGAAGGACGTGAAGACCTTCCAGGAAAACGAGACTACGATGGGACGACCCGTTCGTGTGATTGTAACAAGCAGAATCACGCTAATTGACAAGGCAACTATTCCTCTAGGCGCGACAGTTATTCGCCTCCTCGAGTTTGATAAAAGACAGTGTGATAAATGGATTTCAATTTGGAACCAAGAGAATGCGACCTATTTCAAGGAGACAATGACCAATGAGTTCGCTCTGCCTATAGAAAACAACGATGGATCAGACAAGATCCTATCACTGGCAAAGCAACCACTCCTTTTGTTGATGCTGGCGCTTTATGATTCAGAAGACAACCAGCTCAGAAATAACGATTCGCTTGATCGGACAATTCTTTACGACAACTTGCTTCGTCGATTTGTGAAGAGAGAAAGAACTAAAGATCGAAATTTCGAAGAACTTGAGGAGTCAGATCAGGAAACGGAGCTAGATTTGGAGATGAAGCGTCTTGGTGTGGCGGCTCTTGGCATGTATAATCGTAGGAAGTTATTTATTATTTCTTCCGAACTGAACAAGGATATCGAGTTTTTCGATCTAAAGCGTCCAGTTCCAACCGGTCCCGGAAGGTTATTGACACAGGCTGAGCTATTGTTAGGGAGCTTCTTTTTTGTTCACAAATCCAAGGCACAAATAAAAGCTGGTGCGTCTGAGAATCACCAAGAAGCATCAGCCTTTGAGTTTCTGCACAACACCTTCGGAGAGTTCCTCACTGCTGATTTTATTATTCGGCAGGCGATAACTGAAATCGTACACTTAAAGGTGATGAAAGAGAACGATCTTCACCAAGAGTACAACAATCATCTTGATGCAGCCGATGGTCTTTCAAGAGTATGGTTTGCTAGCTTGGTTTACACACCACTGTTCACTCGACCAGTAGTTCTTGAAATGATGCGTGAATGGATAGGTCATGCGTTAAAACGCAGACATTTGTCGAAGCAAGAATTCCTGTCTTACTTGGATATAATAATTGAATCTCAGATCAAACGGCTTCTTAACAAAAGGGATTTCCCGTCTATCATGTGGAAGGAAGTGGCCCAGGAAGGGTATCGTACACCTTTCGACGACAAACCACTTTTAGGTCATATTGCTATCTACAGCATCAACCTTATTCTCTTGCGAATAATCGTTGCTAATGAACCGTTTGTATTCGATGAAAGTCGGATTAACATCCATGAAGACGGCACACGTCCTTGGGAGCGGCTGACTCACATATGGAGATCATGGTTTTCCTTGGATAACCTTAACGGCATAACTGCTGTTATGCTTTCAAACAGGCTGGAATCTCAAATCATGGTGAAGGCTAAAGATAAGTTCCAAATCGCTGAAAGCCAAAATCGATTATATGAATTCCTTAACGTGTCAATTTCTTTTGGAGACAATATTTCAAGTAGTCTTACGAGTCTCTTATTATTTGAGCCATCAAAGGATAATCAATTGAGTATTGAAGATATTGACCAAAGATTAAAATCCGAAAAGATTGACCTACAGTTCCAAATCTCAATGAAACGGATGATCCAGAATGAGACTCACGTAAACTCTGAAAATGCTCAAATATTCGCAAAAGAGGTTGAACAAATATTGGAGATAGCTCTTAAGGATGATAAGTTAGAAGAGCTTGAATATATCATTCTGAGTCTTTGTCATGTAGCGAGACGACTGAGATTAGAAAATATCGACATAAATATTCCATCGAGAAAGTTAGCTAGGATTGCCAAGCTGAATCCGCAAGTAGCATATTTACTTTGTCAGCTGGCAAAAGAAGTTCACGATAAATCGTGGACTCGTTTTTTAATTAGCGAATTTATTGATGAACTCGACTTTGAGAAACTGAGCAGCTGTAAACCTGAACTAGTGTTGGCCTGGGTGCAACTTCTGAAGGAGGTTAGAGGCGGGAGACATTTGGTGTGGTTTAAACCTAAGCTTCTAGAGCGAGTGTTTTACCCCCTAGACTTTTTGAAACTTAGCAAGCAGAACTCTGAAGTAGCGTTGGCTTGGGTGCAACTGGTGAAGGAGATTGAACTCGAAAGCCTCCTGCAGCAGATGGATACTGAGTTTTTAGAGCGCGCGTTTAATCCTAGCGATTTTCTGGAACTTAGCAAGCAGAATCCTGAAGTAGCGTTGGCTTGGGTGCAATTGGTGAAACAAATGAGAACAGTGAACTTCCTGCAGCAGATGGATACTGAGTTTTTAGAGCGCGCGTTTAATCCTAGCGATTTTCTGGAACTTAGCAAGCGGAATCCTGAAGTAGCGTTGGCTTGGGTGCAACTTTCGAAGGAGGTTGGAGGAGAAGTCTTTCTGCGGTGGATAGATCTAAAGTTTTTCGAGCAAGTATTTGACTTATATCGTTTTTTAAGACTTAGTAAGCAGAACCTTAAAGTAGCTTTGGCTTGGGTGCAACTTGTGAAGGAGGTTAGAGGAGAAGTCTTCCTGCAGCAGATGGATACTGAGTTTTTAAAGAAAGTATTTGTAGAACAAATATTTGACTTCCCACGTATTCTGAAACTGAATTGGCAGAATATTAGAGTTGTCTTAGCCTGGGTACAACTTATGAAGGAGATTGGAGGAGCGAGCTTCCTGCAGCAGATGGATACTGAGTTTTTAGAGCGCACGTTTAATTCCCGCTACTTTTTAGAACTGAGCAGGCAGAACCCTGAAGTAGCACTGGCCTTGATACAAATTGTGAAGGAGATCGGAGGCGTGAGCTTCCTACAGCAAATGGATACTGAGTTTTTCAAGCGAGTGTTTGAATCCAGAGATTTTATAGAACTGAAAATGTGGAACCCTAAAGTAATGATGGCCTGGGTACAACTTGCTAAGGAGATTGGAGGAGAAGTCTTCCTGCAGGAGATAGATATTGAGTTTTTAGAGCGAGGGTTTGATCGAAACTTTTTGGAAATGAGCATTCAGAGCCCCAAAGCTGCACTGACCTGGATGCAATTTATTAAGGAGGTAAGAGGCGAAAACTTCCTGCAGCATATAGATCCTAAGTTTTTCTCGATGGCGTTTAATCCACTTAACCTGTTGGAAATTAGCAAATGGAAACCTGAAGAGGTGCTGGTCTGGGTGCAATTTATGAAAGATGTTGCAAAAGAAGTCTCACTGCAAAGGATGGATCTAAATGTTTTCGAGAGAGCATTTAATCCATTCTACCTGTTGGAAGTTGACAAACAGAACCCCGAAGTGGCGCTTATCTGGATTCAACTTGCAGTGGATATTGGGTGCGAAAGCTTTCTTAAACAGCATGGTGAAGAAATTATTGATCAGTGGTCTAGCATGTTTAGCTCTGTGCAGATTTTCCGACAAAAGTCGACTCCCTTTTCAGCCCCGTTAAGATTGGCACGTATCATAGAGTCACCGAATGCAATCGAAAAGGTTCTTAGATGCTTGGTTTCTTCATTAAATCCGTCCGAAAGAGAGCAAGTATCTCTCGGGACACTACCATTGGTATCCCTCAGCGACCTTAAATGGCTCGCGAAAGAAACTGGAAGTCCTGAAATTAATTCGGCCTTGAGCCGTATTCTTAAATAAATTACATAGCTTCGCCTTGACTAAAGGACCCAAAGTTCACCATCTTAGGGCTCGTAACGAAATAACCTAATTAACACATTATTATTTTGGAGCAAAATCGATGGGACTGCTTATGAAAATGGCAAAGTACAGTGTAAAAATGGGCTTAGGTTATTTCGCGGTGGGTACTTAGCAAGGTTCTAGCGGTCTCACCTTCATGGGCCTGTTCAGATTCTTCATTCCATACTTGCTGCGTGTCTGGGTCAGCCTCCATAAGACACTGACTCTTATCCTTGTAGGATAAATCGGCTGCGGGTATATAGAAGCCTTTGGACATGATGTATGATCCCAAAATTATATCAAGTACTTTGAAGTTTCCCTAAAATTGGTTTGTCCTGTAGCTCCTTCGCCTTTGCATTTTTTACTCTGCTGCCTGAAAACAATTCACTTAAAGCACGATAGAATAATATTCTCTGGAATACTACTTACAGGAAATACCGCAACAGCCAAAAAAGAGATAATACCATGCTTGAAAAACTGAAAACCTCACTAATTAATTCTCCTGTGATCAAGCGAGGAGAATACAATTACTTTATCCATCCAATCTCTGATGGTGTACCGTCCATAGACCCCCATATGGTTGAAGAGATCGCCGAATATATTCTTCAGATTACCGACATCAAAAAAGTTGATACTATTCTTACCATAGAGGCTATGGGTATTCCTGTAGCAAATGCCCTTTCTCTGAAAACGGGAATTCCTTTGACCATTGTTCGAAAGCGGCCTTATTTCCTTGAAGGAGAAGTGGAACTTTCTCAGAGTACAGGGTACTCGAAAGGAGCTCTCTACATAAACGGGCTCAAGAAAGGGGACAGAGTAATTATCGTGGACGACGTCATCAGTACTGGCGGAACGCTGATAGCACTCGTAAAAGCCCTGAAGACTATGGGTGTAGAGATTCTGGACGTAATTTCCGTTATCGGCAGAGGGAATGGCTATTTGCAATTAAAGGAGCTCGGGGTTGAGCCTAAAATCCTCGTTACGATCGACGTGAGCGAGAAAGGTGTGGAGATCAAGAATGTCTTTGGGAACGAGTAATGCGTTTGACCTAAGGCCTGACTATATTATCAATGTAATAAATAAACTGGGCGCAAAAATCGTAGGTTTCCAGTTTCCTGAAGGGCTCAAAAGAAAAGGTCCGGAGCTAGCAAAAAAAGTTGAAGAAGCTACCGGAGCTGAGATTATCATCTCTGGAGACCCATGTTTCGGGGCATGCGACCTGGATAAGACTTTGCTTGAGCAGGTTGATATCCTTTTTCACTTCGGGCATGCCGAGCTGGAAGATACGAAATTTTCCGAAAAGATCTATTTCATCGAAACACGTTCCGCAGTTGACATCCAGACAGTTGTTGAAAAGGCTGTCTCTGAACTTAAGGGGCAGGTTATAGGGCTGATTACTACTGTCCAGCATGTCCATAAGCTCCCTGAAGCTTGCGCTGTCCTGAAGGCAAATGGAAAGACCTGCGTAATCGGGAAAGGAGACTCCAGGCTAGCATATCCGGGCCAGGTACTTGGCTGCAATTTTTCGACAGCAAGGAACGAGGTATGTGATGAATATTTATATATTGGAAGTGGAGATTTCCATCCTTTAGGTGTAGCTCTTTCCACAAAAAAGCGGGTCCTTGCAGCCGATCCCTTTTCCGGAGAAGTTCGCGAGGTGGACCCCTCAAGAATCCTCCGCCAGCGGAGCGCAGTAATTGCAAAATCACTGGATGCAAAGGTTTTCGGGATAATCGTATCGAGCAAAAACGGGCAGGAAAGAATGGAGCTGGCTTTCTCTTTGAAAGCGCTTGCGAAAAAGCACGGAAAAGAGGCACACCTTATCCTGATTGATCTTGTCACTCCGGATCAGCTTCTTCAATTCAAAGTAGACGCTTTCGTGAATACTGCCTGCCCAAGGCTTGCAATCGATGAAGTTGGGCGTTTTCCCTCCCCAATGCTTACGCCTCAGGAATTTGAGATAGTGCTTGGAGAGCGAGAATGGGAAAAACTTGTGCTTGATGAAATTACCGAAGAGCCGGTATAACTTTTTAAATGCTGGTTATGTCCAGGTAATATGTTAAGATCCAGATAATAAGTTAAGGTCCAGATAATAAGTTAAGGTCGAATTATTAAACTAAAATATACAAATGAAGAATTAAAATTAAAATGAATAGAAAATTTAAGTAGATGAAATGAAACAGAGAAAACTTGAGATACTCCTGGAAGAGTTGGAAGACTTTTCCAGTCCTGAACTTGAACTGGAGCAGTACCAGACCCCTCCTCTTTTAGCTGCGGAAATTCTTCACTTTGCTTACATGCAGGGAGATCTTGATGATTCGGTGCAGGATTTGGGCTGCGGTACTGGTATCCTTGCAATTGGGGCAAAGCTTCTGGGAGCCAGAAAAGTTGTAGGTTACGATACGGATTCAAAAGCACTTGAGACCGCAAGAAAAAATGCCCGAAAACTTGGAGTAGAAGTCGAGTTCGTATTATCAGACATTTCCGACATTAAAGAACGCGTAAAAACAACGGTTATGAACCCTCCTTTCGGGGCAAGAGTGAAAGGCAGAGACCGGCCTTTTCTTTCGTCAGCGTTAAGAACAAGTGAAGTGATATATTCAATTCACAACCGCGGAAGCCTTGCTTTTATCCAAAAGTTCATTAAGCCTGCAGTCATTACACACTCCTACGTTGCGAAATTCCCTATAAAACGAACCTTCGATTTCCATAAAAAAGAACGAGAGGTTATTGATGTTGAGATCTACAGGATTAAGATCTCCGGATAATCCAGACGCAAGTAACATTTAAAGGCATCAAACTTTATAGCTTTAGTGCAGGACTTTACCTCAAAAGGGGAGCTATTACACTGCTTATAATAAGTATGCCTGTGTATTACCAAACTATATAGTGCGTCAATAGGGCAAAAGTGACAGATAATAGGAACATGATAATTTATACCATCTATTGAGGTTGATTATCTGTCAATTGAATGTGCCAGTATCCAATTGAATGGCTACCAGCATTCCATA
Coding sequences within:
- the dph2 gene encoding diphthamide biosynthesis enzyme Dph2 codes for the protein MSLGTSNAFDLRPDYIINVINKLGAKIVGFQFPEGLKRKGPELAKKVEEATGAEIIISGDPCFGACDLDKTLLEQVDILFHFGHAELEDTKFSEKIYFIETRSAVDIQTVVEKAVSELKGQVIGLITTVQHVHKLPEACAVLKANGKTCVIGKGDSRLAYPGQVLGCNFSTARNEVCDEYLYIGSGDFHPLGVALSTKKRVLAADPFSGEVREVDPSRILRQRSAVIAKSLDAKVFGIIVSSKNGQERMELAFSLKALAKKHGKEAHLILIDLVTPDQLLQFKVDAFVNTACPRLAIDEVGRFPSPMLTPQEFEIVLGEREWEKLVLDEITEEPV
- a CDS encoding METTL5 family protein, with amino-acid sequence MKQRKLEILLEELEDFSSPELELEQYQTPPLLAAEILHFAYMQGDLDDSVQDLGCGTGILAIGAKLLGARKVVGYDTDSKALETARKNARKLGVEVEFVLSDISDIKERVKTTVMNPPFGARVKGRDRPFLSSALRTSEVIYSIHNRGSLAFIQKFIKPAVITHSYVAKFPIKRTFDFHKKEREVIDVEIYRIKISG